atgtgttgaaattttttaatgaatagtCAAAATTGAGGCGCAAAAAATCGccattaaattgaaaaaaagtagtatttCCAGCTTTTAATTActccaaaattaaacttttgtTGTACAATCATGTGAAATGTCTGAAAATCCCAAGTTAGATATGGCGGAGGTTCCTTCATCGACCTAGTATTCCCTCAAACACACACCCTATAATTACGTAGATGCATATACTATATTTGgaaaaagtagtattttttctGGGAAAAGTAATCCATGTTATATATAGCATCAGATCTTGGTTGATTCCAAACCAAATTATCAATCATAAATTACCCAATTCTTTAATTAGTGCTACCTGCAAAAGTATATTGATAAGCTAGctcaaacaaaacatacacgcaaagatcatattttaatcccaataattaatttatctcactatgtattttattatatattcttgAAGCTTGAAAACAGCAAACTAGGATAGAAAAATCTGCATCCCACGTAAGAACGAACAAGCCATAGTCGGTTTCacatttgtatatttaatttgtccTTTGCTTTCTGCTCTAATCTCTCtgtttaaatatttacaaatatgTGAGAAAACTAGGACTCATGTCTCTGCTTAACACCAGAAGAATTATATTTGGGCAGatattctagatttttctttctttttatttatttatttatcatgcATTCTTGATTCCTTCTTCACATGGCCCAAACCCTAGAACTTTTATGTCCTTTTTGTTTGACATCACCTTAATTCTTTCACATATGTACATAACCTCCgttcttttaatttcaattttcaaccatcTCGAGTTAGAGTTACAGTTACAACTCACACCCTTCCATATACGCGAACCTTAGGTGGCTCAAAACACAACTTCGATATGTTTAGATAATGTGTGTGAGTTGTAActtggagtaataaatttctGTAAAGTACTAATTGCGTATATCCTTTTTTGAGTACTTAGCTGAAATCTACTCGTCCTAAGTTGTTATTGAGATCACcgaatttacaattttatatgcAAATCAAAGCCGATCGAGTTATAAATCGAtcaagttttaaattttatagtataatatatacatttaatactccatactATTAGCTAGCATTGCTTCATATGTTGTGACAATTGGATGCAAAATCATATTCGTGcgtaaattaatatagtactactatataaatataattatataatggATAGCaatagaaagataaaaagtTTTGTCGGAAAATATGAGTATTCAACTGCCCACAAGTATGTACTACAAGCACCGGCAGCCATCATCATACTTTTATTTAGTACTAGAAATCAAATTATTGTATATTCTAtaattgttaaaaatatactGCATTATATGCACCTAAATGATAGGATAGGATAGGAGGTTTAAATtagatgtgtgtgtgtgtgtgtttgtgtgtgtgttttactcttttttgaatttgtagcACTTTCAATCAACGCATTAAGGAGACAAAGAAAAACCTATGAAGAAGTGGAGGGATTCTTTAATGATTAATGGCAATAACAACGTGCATGCAcctcaaaaaggaaaaaaaaaaaaaaaaaaaaaaaaaaaaaaaaaaactactttATGTTTGGCTTTAATCTTAAATTAGGTAGTATGTAAATTATTGAtggtattgcatttttattgtCATGCAGAAATAGATGTGACAACTTAGCTTAGATCTCGTATAGGACtgccttattaaattattttgtatgtgCGTGTTTGTCTTGCATTAGATTGGATATCgctttaattaatatattcagTACACGGTTGGGtagaaaattaatagtagcaatttatatataagtagagaataaaaaacaaatttataatattactatacaGGTATTAATAATTTAGAGGACAGTActtaattagtttaaaatttcCGACGAAAGTATAAGATgataaaaagtagtaaaaaaaaaaaagtgaacaGTTTCCATTGCCATCCATCATCTTGTTGACACActaaatttcagttttattCGATCAATTTCACATGTATATGTATTATCCTACTACTATAGTAAATCAATTAACCACAATTCCTAACATTGCTTTGTTATTCAAGGAATTTATCTCCCTAGACATTGGGAGGCAAGGAATTAATgcctaataattaaaataaagtctATAGAGATCTCATGAATGTTCCGatgattattaaaaaaaaatgcatcgTTTTACTAGATTGATGAAACTTCAATGTTTGCGGCTATTATTAACCTGCAAATGTTTCAAAAGAAGGCTTCAAAATTGAGGTGTGTTTTTCcgacaatattataaatataaggtAGATATTGAAATCCGGCCCGTTCACACAAATAGCACACAAGCTGATAGTCTGATACACACACattatgttaattattaaaatttgttatcaatttatatacattCAACTCAATTAAGACATTAGTAGTTCACTTGATTGATTCGTGTGGACATTAATATAGTATTTGAGTTCTTGAGATTAGAATTGAAGacgttattttattttattttattttaatcggGCTGACGATTTTAGTTTTTAGAGTTATTGTTTGAaaccttttttaattttacgttTACGTGaaatgtcaaattttatttgtgcGGGCGAACTCGCTATTTTCGGCCACATTAATTTCATGGTGAAAATAGGGAGTCACTATGTACCAATCTCAACCTTTTCAGGTGAAAATCACACGAAACtatgatttcaaaatttaaacgTGGCCACGTATTGCAGGaaattccaaattttcatttgCCTAATTAAATAGTCTAAAATAGTGAGTTATCGGGACAAAGCAgatttaactaaataattataaagtttaaagattatatttcattgggattgtttaaaaaatattgttatcaGCGAATGTATAATGCAACTGCATATACAGCGAAGGAGATGCATTAAGCGTATATCTTAAAGATCAAAtgactaaaaataattccCCAATTAACTCTGAgattaaaaatgtgttgatttgaACTATTTCCATATTAGAATCTCCTAATCTATAAGGTGCGAACAAAAAGGCgaattaaattgttttaggGCAAGAACATATACTCCCACCGACCAATATAGATGTCTCATAAGTCATAAGTGAAATTTGTGAGTAATAATAAGTTAGTACAATGAAAAGTCCACTtactaaatataataaaagtgaaattagaCATTTAATAAGACCTCATTGATACTAAATAACCTAAATACACCTGAGTTGTagattgtaaattaatttaatatctaGACTTTTTGTCGaataaaatctaatattaATTAGGACATAATATCAGATGGTGCCTCGaaccaattataattatagaattattttctatctattttatctctctttcttcaGTTATAATTGGTTGGTCACACCCGGTGCAAATTTTtactaagaagaaaaatgagaaggGAATTATAATAAGCAACTTCAAGACGAAGGCAATGGCAAAAGAGACATTTCGGCTACAAACACCCCTTCCTCCTCCCCTTTAAATTCACTACACACCATTGATGTCGACACTAGTGAAGTTAAATTCCCTCTCCATTTTCTCCAAAAAcctcaattaaaaaaaaaaaggttagaGATGGAAGATCCAGAGCGCGCCACCGGCTCCCGGCAGCAGCACAACGGCGAGGGTGAGCAGCCGGTGCGGTCGCGGTGGGCGCCGAAGCCGGAGCAAATCCTAATCCTGGAAACCATCTTCAACAGCGGCATGGTGAATCCCCCCAAAGACGAGACCATCCGAATCCGGAAGCTTCTAGAGAAGTTCGGATCCGTCGCCGACGCCAACGTCTTCTACTGGTTCCAGAACCGCCGCTCCCGCTCCCGCCGCCGCCAGCGCCAGGTCCAGGCCGCCGAACAACCACCCCCGCCTCCGCCCCAAATTCACTACGATCACACCTTTGCACCTGCTGCCTTAACACCTAATTCCATCTCCTACAGTATGTTCAATTCCGCCTCGTCTTCGTCTTTCACAATCGACGCTGATAATTCGGGCTGCGGTTTCGGGTTGTCGGGCTACCCGGGCCTCCCGCAGGAGTTTGAGCAAAACCCCATTTTCTGCCCAGCTGAAGCTCCCAATCCCCAAATCCAATCTCGTAAAgcacaatttcattttatatagaTGATTTAATCAAGTATGCGtgttttcaaaaatcaatttgTGAATTTGGAAACCCTAAAATTAGAGGCATGCATAATTGTGCAGAAATGATGACGGTGTTGATCAATGGCGTGGCGACGGAGGTGGGGAGAGGGCCGGTGGATATAAAATCGATGTTTGGGGCGGATGTGGTGATGTTTGATTCGTCGGGATTAGCAGTGGAGATGAACGAGTACGGATACGTGGTGCAGGGTTTGGAGCACGGTCAAAGCTACTTTCTGGTAAGCCCATCGGATTCTTCTATTCGGCCCTAATTTATGGAAACCTCAAAACGTCAGCCctcattttatatactccatgtgCACTCGTTTCTATTCTGATTTTCATCGGTTACAGCTTTTTAAGCCTCAAAAAAATGCTTTTCTTTTTACAGTTACAACTTCATCCCAATTTCATTTGACTCAAAACACCTCATTGCTTATCCCACATTTTCTACTTCAACTCGTCATATACAACAAGTTTACAGTGTGTGCATGTATAGTAGTATCATTGATATATACTGTATGTGATTTAATTCACACATACTCCTACTATACTTTTTGTTgttaattcaattttgtttcacTTCAGTTTCTTGTTTAAATGTATTTGCtgttttggaattattttcaGGTTCCAAGGATTCCTTGAGTTTGAATTGGGAGATTCCATATCATATATTATAAAGCGACATTAGAATTATACCTTCatattgtaattttctatttttcattacTATATTGTTCTCCTtcctttaattaaaaaaataaatatttataagcaatcagctctctctctctctctctctctctaattgtGTGTGTATTAATTTCTCTATACTGTATATACTAATTATGATCGAGTTGAATGATTCGGATGTGTGTCTATTTCTTGTGCTTGAAATAAGTAGGAGGCAAACCCCCTTTTTGATCTATATATGGATAATATTCTCTATTCCTTGTGTTAGTAAATTAGGTGTTTAATTCCCTAGCTAAAGCCTATATAGAGCCAGCGAAAGTTTAGTGCACAAGGTTTATGAGTATACAATCAAAGATCCGATATTTAATTGACAATGAATCCAAACTGGATACTGATTAATTGTCTATTTTCATATTGTGATCGCATCACAATCTCATTGTTTTTAAATATGGGAAAGTTATAATCTTAAAGAGATGCATTCTGTTGTGTACTATGCCTCAGAGGCTTCTATTTGGTATCCACTTGGGATGCTGCAGTGtatcatcaaattaaaagattAGGAGTAAGATATAACTCTAGTATTTTGAAGTTTATTATATAatcttgaaaattgaaatttaagcGAATCTATGCAGTAGCTAAATGTATTAAATTACTTGCCGGAATACTACTTTCTAGATCAATAATGATTAgctaaatatttaatcaacaTGCAGATAGCTTGCattatatttctctatttgtctattactactaatttactGCTCACAATTTAAAGaatattgtacaaaatttattaatattatattgcCATTATGTacttcattttctaaaattctctAACTTCGTCCGACTTATTATATGCTTGATATTCCATCCTAGTTAGGTCATCCAAAAGACCAAAACCCATCAACactaaacaatttttttcgaATGCGAGGCTTCCAACTAATTAGAACGAAACATCGGAAGACCTGGCATTGAACTTCTAGTCGTCATGGAGTTTACAGAAAACGACCTTCGGCTCAGACAAGGCCATCGATTTTGTGCTTGGAGAGTGCGGAGAGGCTGAAGCCACTGATTTTGAGGAGACCAATGATGATAGGGTCAGAGTGTTGTCATCAAGGCAACGATAGAAAAGCAGGAGCGGACACATAAATGATACTACCAGTAATATTGAGAGGGACTTTTCcatgataattttattaaaacttgagtaaattaaaaaaatatactatactatgaaaggaaaaaaatataaggtTGAGAAGAGCTAAAGCCTTTGCCTCCCTTCTTTGTGTCCGTCATTTTCGATAAGTTGCTCAAGATCGGATTGTTGATGACATCAAGCGAGAGGAAGTATCGACGACATGGACGGATCTATAGTATAGTGAGAAGGGGTAAATGCCCCACCTCATTTTTCTATAGccatatagatatatatattataaaacttaAATATACACATATTTAACTAAATTGCCCCCTCTcatttagataaaaatatattttacttgtCCCTCTCCTTACATACACGTAGGCTTACCCTcctttaaaataatatactatattattttaatatatttatattatttttatatttatttatttgtatgttaatattttttttcccgcCTAGTATAATTTTCTGGCTCCGTCCCTGATCGACGATGCAATTTGTGGCGCGTCGCGTATAGAGTACGGGGCATGTCCGACcataatttgtagatttgaGGGTTGGAAAACCGCTCTGTGGCCCAAAAAATTGATTACATTTTTAGTAATCAAATTATCGActagttttgtttttaacttttcatttGGTCTATTTTACACCAATTGCCATAATTAATTCGATGAAGTGTGGTCGAGTGCAATTAAAAGCTGTACGATCAATATGGTTGCGTACGTGCAATATAATTTTGTCTCTGTCTCTGCAAAGtcagaaataataaataaatgaaatatttataatacttaaaatgattttatatgaAGTCCGGAATTCAATGGAAAGATTCCCAACATTGTTCTCAGCACCGATACTGTAACCAATCTATAAAGCTggcaaaatatttaaattttttcgaCTTTGATTAAGGAAACATAAGTTTTGTCAGcataatctataaatatataaattacgTAGAAATGTCTCTACCTTCGAATATTTGGTTCGAAATAAGTGGATCATTTTATACCAAAATCTATCTACAATGATcgaatataaattaaatatacctAATCAAAAGGCTAGGGCTACTACAATGATGCAAGTTCCACTATTTGGGCATGTGTTAATTAAGATAAGATAGTGTTAATTACAAGTGTAATTAATATGTTACCCTATGTTTTCGGCTTTAGTATAGAAGcacataattaatttcaattaaaattaattattgattgaGTGATAGGAATCTCTATAATGAGAGGTGCGGAAAGGTAAGCTATTAGCACATGCACTCATaatctatctttttctatgcataaaatttgagttttgTTCGACCTTTTTGTTTTGTGCTATCCATATTTTTGGGAATATTTATGTGCGTTTTAGATTTGTTCAAAGAATCAAGGGAGTGTGTTTGTTGTTGAGATGTCATTTCATAGGTTTCATTGGCTTTAGAGTAaatgaaattgtgttattttattgttatatttaaattttatgtgacTATGTAAAATTCGTATAATTTGTTCCTACGTGCGGCCGCCTAATCATAAGTTTGgatccttttatttttgtagtactatactactattccgtctgattttatatttttgggtaCGTTCGGTTTGCAAAATTGTATCCGggattaaatttaattgttgtgtgtttggttcatgaaatttaatcccaaaactcaatcctagatggataaccatgggataattagtcatagctaaccaCATAtgctaaaataatctcacaactcaatcctagattatatcttggtattattttatcttggaaactgAACACACCTTGGTGTATGTttgttattatcattattattattatgtgttctgtaaattaaaatatagcaCTGTCTATGTAAGTGTAATTCATATTTATGAAAGGTCTAGGAAGTTGCAGATCTCAAAGATGTTTTATTGGTAAATTATATTggaatatagtataatttaggTTCATGTCGTGACATATTTACAATTGTCGATCAAGGTTAAAGATGTCAACTATTATTTCAATCAAGACCTTTAAAATAGTTTAATGGATCAGTCCTAATTAGAAATTTTGACTAGCTTGAAAATATCTAGAAAACTATGTGTGTTTTTCTATATatgattttcattattatcatTACATCTTTTATTGATAGCATAAAAATCGTGCAAATCTTACTAACATAGATATTTTAGTGGCCTCGATAAATTTAGCATGTGTATCTGTGAATCGACTCTAAATTGAAAGCTACTGTAAATGTTGGGCCGTGGGCCGTGGAGGCCAGCCTTCGAAACCAgatatctttaaaaaaattattagtaaaacCAATTGCTTTGGGCACAGTGCAGCATATATGCGCTTCCTGGCCTGTGGGCTGTGGCCCAATTTTAATGTAGCGAACccattgaaaaaaaagtgtcTCCAACATTGTTtggtttttaacttttaattttctttcaacgagtcttttgttttaattggcaaatgaatttaaatttaaaggtcaaatttaaattctaaaagCCACGAAAAAGAGGACTCGAACCTCTTAGACATTAATCTTTGCACCATTTGGTCAACTCACATACACAAATTCGTTGTTCTTTCATagcaataatgtagatttagGTGTTTGATTAGATTAGTGTTGAAAATTATTAACCTCATAAAATTCCAATCCGAATAAAGTTGACCAGATACCAAGAAGGAAAACTCGATGAATATCCATAAttatgttactccctccgttttttaaaaatagggaAGTTTGAAAcgtcacgagttttaatgcataatttggtaaagtaagagagagggaaagtaaaattggcaaagtaagagagagagagagagagagaaaatttggtaaagtaatagagggagagaaaaaaataataaaattaatattagtggATCATAAAGTTGTTAATTGTAGTGGTAtaagtagtaaataaattgatgtataggGATGTAaagatttctaaaaatagaaaatttgaaagttactaattttaaagaacagactaaaatgaaaagagttactatttttaaaaaatggagggagtataagttaCTCTCCTTCAAATCGTTAGTTTGGCTACATTGTTCTGTCTTCATAAGAATTAGAGATTAGTGAATAAAATTTGGAAGGCCTTCCCATATTATAGGGGTGAGATTATAGAGACGTCAAGTGGGCCGGGCCGGGCCGGGCCAGCTCGGCCTGGGCCCGCTTATATTGATACCCAGCCTGGCCCAGGCCCATATCTGAGGCGGGCCGGGCTGGggtttttctaattttgctaAGCCCGGTCCGGCCCAGTCCGGCTCAGGTCCACTTGTCACGTGGGCTCGGGCTGGGTTGGgctttgtttgaattttttgtttaagtaTTTTAAAGATATCCTAAATGTgttatatgcaaaaataaaacatataacttgtatatttatatcacattaactaaatctaaatctaATAATGTTGTTAAGTTCATTTATTGACTTTGtgtcaataatatttttctcatgttctttattctatttaaaagtAAGCGTATAACTAAAGTAATTGATGTtgtattttttcatatattaaggTTTGAACACTTATTATTTTAACGTGGAACTTCATAATCATCTTTTTTACGtctttgataaaaaaattataaaaaaaaatagatgtaATCAAGATTGAATGTTTtattcatgatttatttggaaacttatgttgatattaaacTATTACTGTCCGAGTCCATTCGGAGACatccaaaatattgaaatgatatagacaaaattaatatgtcCCGTGCACAAGATGACATGcataaatagagaaatatattattattagtgattaatcacctaattttattaaaaaaacactaaTTATAGAAGGTGGGCCTCTGATGGGCTCGATTCTGGGCCAGTCCTAGGCCTGGGCCGGGCCTGGGTTTACAAAATGGCCCAATTGGAGCCCATCTCAACTGATGAAGCCAGCCTAGGCCCGTTTCATTTCACTGGTGGGCCGGGCCTAGGCTGGTCTGATCCGGCCCATCTGACAGCTCTAGGTGAGAATTCcattattcaattgatttcaGCGTTACTTAAAAACAGCGTTTATCgtaaaccatcaaatcaaattgtATAAGCCTGgtttagaaatttataaatagaacatttgaataatcatataagtgtaaatagaaaaactaacaaaattatataaatcaatcaaaccaaaacaaaattttcgaTTTGATCTTTAGTTCACAGCAATAGATACGTTGTTCAAAAcacctttaaattattgtaatttcatTGATTATATTAAACCACTCTAAATTCCCACTTaagttacaacttacaaatCATTCAAATACTCCTCTTCCACTCATGCCCGCCGCATCATCATCCACCCGCCGCCACCAACGGCGGCGATCGAGAGCTCCCCGGCCCCGGCCTCTCACACGCACCCAACGGAATCAAAGGCGTTCCCTCCCCACCGTCACTCTTCCTCCTTCCTTCACCGCCCTCCGCCTCCTCCGATTCCCCACCGGTGGGACGACACTCGCTAGCCGAAACGCTCAGCCGGCTGCGGTGGAGTCCGTTCGCCGCCGCTGATTTTCTATCGCCGTTTGAATTTCCATCAACCGAATCACACAAGGATTGGATCGGACAAGACGACGCCGTTTGAGTAGAAAACGCTTCAATCTCGAATAAATCCGAGCTCGCATCGCTTCCGACGTCGTCGTCCTTAGCGGCAGCGACGGAGCTGAGGATGGGGAAAGTGAAACCGACGGTGGCGTTGATGAATGGCCTCCCCGTCGCCAGTATCCGCTGCTGACCTGGCGCCGCCTCCGTAGCCCTAATTCGATGGATCtcaacgacgtcgttttgcAGCTCGTAGCTGTGATCTGCTGCATGCACCGTTTTGGAGTTTCTGTTGCAGCTGCTTTTGACTGAATCCATCACCACAATCGGCCTAATGTGATCGGAATCGGAGCCGATCACCTCCTTCACTCGAATCGATTCGCCATCGCAGCAGCATCTCCTTCTCCTCAGAAACCACTTCTTAGCGGCGAACCACGTTTTGCTCGCGC
The nucleotide sequence above comes from Salvia hispanica cultivar TCC Black 2014 chromosome 5, UniMelb_Shisp_WGS_1.0, whole genome shotgun sequence. Encoded proteins:
- the LOC125190789 gene encoding WUSCHEL-related homeobox 11-like, encoding MEDPERATGSRQQHNGEGEQPVRSRWAPKPEQILILETIFNSGMVNPPKDETIRIRKLLEKFGSVADANVFYWFQNRRSRSRRRQRQVQAAEQPPPPPPQIHYDHTFAPAALTPNSISYSMFNSASSSSFTIDADNSGCGFGLSGYPGLPQEFEQNPIFCPAEAPNPQIQSQMMTVLINGVATEVGRGPVDIKSMFGADVVMFDSSGLAVEMNEYGYVVQGLEHGQSYFLVPRIP
- the LOC125191091 gene encoding protein PHYTOCHROME KINASE SUBSTRATE 4-like, whose protein sequence is MDSLSTIKINEKSFESMPNATETAIEDVEISIFDAEKYFNEELNDLKRAVEKKQPESHDPLSSPAEKSVRAATSSEASWNSQTALTAAARHRASKTWFAAKKWFLRRRRCCCDGESIRVKEVIGSDSDHIRPIVVMDSVKSSCNRNSKTVHAADHSYELQNDVVEIHRIRATEAAPGQQRILATGRPFINATVGFTFPILSSVAAAKDDDVGSDASSDLFEIEAFSTQTASSCPIQSLCDSVDGNSNGDRKSAAANGLHRSRLSVSASECRPTGGESEEAEGGEGRRKSDGGEGTPLIPLGACERPGPGSSRSPPLVAAGG